The Gemmatimonadota bacterium nucleotide sequence CGGACCTTGTCGCTGGAGATCCGGAAATGAGACTCAAACACGAAGACGGCTGGAATATCCCGGCTGGGAGCCCCTTTTATCCCCCGCTTCCCGCAGTTTATCGAAACGTGCGGTTCCAGTTCGTCTTCTTTCACGCCGCGCCTCCCGCCGTACAGGGCTTTCTCCCGGAACCCTTGCAGGCGGCGAAGGACGGGTTGTGCGTGGCTTCCGGGTTGGAGGTGCCGGATTGTGAGCTCTACGGCCCCTTCGAAGAGTCCTTTATCGTGATGAAGTGCCATTTCCGGGATCAAACCGGGTTCTACTGCTCCCACGTCTTCCACAACGGTCCCGCCGGCATTGCTGCGGGCCGGGAGATCTACGGGACGCCGAAGGTGTACGCGGATTTAAAGGTGACCCATGCGGACCGGTCCATGATGACGGAGACTTCCTATGGCGGGGTGCCGGTATTGACTATCGCCTCGAGCGTGGAAGCCGACGCTCCCCAGGATACCGGTGCCAGCCACGACGCACCCCACGACGCGTCCCAAGACACGATGCCCGCCCTTACTCCGGCTTGGCGCTTGAAGATCATACCCCGAGCGGACGGCCCGGGACCTGCCCTCAAACAACTGATCGACTGCACCGAAACGACCCGGGACGTGGAAGTGCACGCTTTCGCGCAGGGGAAGGGCACAATCGTACTCGGCGCTTCACTGCGGTGTGACCTCACCCCGCTCGCGCCGCTCGAATACGGAGATGCCTTCCACATGGAGAGCAGCTATTCCGAGGGATATGCGCGGGTTGTTTACGACTATCTGAGCGAGAAACCGTAACCGATGGGTGACACACTGAAGGTCGGGATACTATACCCTCTTCATTCCGCGGAGGACGACTACCCTAGCCTGGCCGCGTCGCTGAAGCCCGCGGTGGATGTCCGGGTGGTCCATACTGACAGTCCAAACCTGCACCGTATCGACGAGACGCTGATCACCGGCAGCCGGGAATACCTGCTCGCCGGAGTGGAGGAGCTAATTCCTCAAGACGTCGACGTTTGTATGTGGGCGTGCGCGAGCGGGAGTTTCGTCTTTGGGGTGGAAGGCGCGCGTCGCCAGGCGCAGGACCTGGCCGATGCGCTCGGTGTTCCAGCATCGAGTACGTCGCTGGCGTTCCTCAGTGCCTGCAATGCCCTCGGGCTAAGACGGGTTGCGATTGCGGCGACCTACCCGGAAGAACTGTCGAAAGCCTTTCGTACTTTTCTCGATTCGGATGGCATCGAAGTGGTCCACATGGGGTATCTCGGGGTCTGGACGGGGGATGAGTCCGCGCTCATTGAACGCGATGAGGTGTTGCGCTTTGCACGGGCCAACGATCATCCCGATGCGGAGGCGGTCCTGATTCCGGACACCGCGCTGTACACCGCGGCTTTCCTTCCCGAACTCGAGACGGCGGTGGGCAAAACGGTGCTGACGGCGAACCAGGTGACGATGTGGGAGGCCCTGCGCCTCGCGAACCGTCTGAAGCCGCAGTCTGGACTGGGACGGTTGATGGAAGTCATCGCATGACGTTTGACAGGTACCTAAGGAGATCGGCATGGATCGTTTTATTGAAGTGACCTTGAAGAAACGCGGTGTGAGCTGCATCGCGCGGTTGCTGGATGACCTTGCGCCGAAGACGTGCGAGGCGGTGTGGAACGCATTGCCGCAGGAGAATGATGCCTATCACGCCAAGTACGCGAGCAACGAAGTCTATACCCTCGTCCCATCCTTCGCGCCAAGCGAGATTGGTATGGAGAATCCCACCGTTACGCCGATCACCGGCGATCTGCTTTACTTCTTCTTCCCCCCCGGCGCCGTCAATGTGCCATCGTTGCGCGAGGCCGCGTTCAGTACGGGTCTGGTCGATCTTGCAATCTTCTACGGACGGGACAATCTGATCCTGTCGCCCAACATGGGCCTGGTCCCCGGTAATCGCTTTGGCGAGGTTACGGAGAATCTCGAGGAGATGGTGGAGGCGTGCACGAGCGTCTGGCGCGAGGGATTCGCCGGAGAGCGACTGGCGTTCAGCCGGGTGGAGTAGATCGGATCACTTCACCCATTGTGTCGCTCTTAAAGGTTCTTTCGTTGAGCCTGCCTTATGGATTCTGATCGGGATGAATCGGGCGTTGCCGGACGTATTCCGATCGCGTGATCTCGAAATCCAGCTTTCTGTCCGACGATTCGCCTGCGATTCTCAGTCCGCAGGCCCGCCATAGCGCGACGGAACGGGCGTTGTCCACGGAAACATCTAAGGGACGAAGCCGGTCGATTCCCAGCTCTTCAAACGCGTACTCCATCAAACAGCATACTACTTCCCGGCCATATCCTCGGCCCCACAAGGACTTGTCCCAAATCCCGATCGGCATGCGCATCACCTTCTCGCCCGGAATCTTTGCGCGGTCCAGATTCATCCACTGAAGACACACCTCGCCGATCGTCCGGCCGCTCGCCCTTTCCACGATCGCAAAAAGAAACCCTTGCTCTGCCATGATCCTGCCCACCCGCGTGAGCGAATCCGCCGTCGGAGGATCGGCCGGCGGTTCTCCTTCCATGGCGTTCAGGAATTCGGGATCCCGGTAGTAGGCCTCCGCGATCTCGAAATCTGCCTCCCGGAAAGGACGAAGTTGCAGGCGCGCGGTTTGCAGATGGACCTGGTGCCCGGCAAAGTGATCTGGCATGTCCGAATGATGTTCCTTGACCTTCATTTCACGTGAATACGTTTCGAATCAGGCTCAATCCAGACTTAACAGGGCAGGAAGTTCGGTCAATGTAGCGATTTGATAATCAGGTTCTATTCCCGTATCATTGAATGCGCCATTGCGATTCAACCACACCGCATGTACACCGACCGCCTGTGCGCCTTTGACGTCCGTTTCCAGCGAATCTCCCACGTGTAGCAGTTGGTCCAGGCTACAACCTGCTCGTTCCACCGCGATCTGATAGGTCCTCGGATCCGGCTTTTCGATGCCGATATCCTGTGCGTAGACGGCGAAGTCGAAACGGTCAGCGAGCCCGAAGTACTCCGGATAGTTGTTGCCGTTCGACAGCAGACCAAGTTTGTAATGCCGGTCGAGGGCATCGAGCATGGGTACTACATCCTCGTAAGGTCTGATGTCGTTGTACCGGTGTTCCAGATATGCTTCGTTGAGACGCACCGAAAGATCGGGTCCCGTGTATCCCACGTGATCAAGCATCCTGTGGAAGGACCTCCGCCGTATCTCGTCGAAGTCTCTTACCTTTCCCACGTAATCTTTCTCTTCCCGGTCACGAATAGACCACATCTGCTCAACCGTCAGGCTCTGGGATCGCTTGCCCGGTACGCGCTTTATCAGTTCATCGCGAGCGGACTCCATGGACCGCATGATGACCCGGTCCGTGTCGATAAGGGTCTGGTCCACGTCGAAGGAAATTGTGGTGATGTTCAAGAAGATGCCGCCCGTGTTACCAATGGATGCGGTCGGACCTCTGTCTCCAGGCGATCTGCAAGTTCGTCTTCGGCAACGTCGAGCGCATAGTCCATCTGAATACCCATCCAGAATTGTGGTGACATGCCGAAATAGCGCGCCAACCTGAGCGCGGTATCGGCTGTAATACCTCGCTTCCCCAGGACGATTTCGTTGATGCGACGTGCGGGTACGCCCATGGAAAGTGCGAGCCGGTTCTGACTCAAATTCATCGGCTTGAGAAATTCTTCCATCAGAATCTCACCTGGGTGTACAGGAGCCAGTTTTTCATTGCGCATGGCAGAATCTCCTAATGATAGTCCACGATTTCAACATTGTAGGCATCGCCGTTTCTCCACGTGAAGCATATACGCCACTTTGCGTTTATCCTTATGCTGTACTGGCCAGCGCGATCTCCGCGTAGTTTCTCGAGGTGATTTGCCGGTGGTACCCGAAGATCATCAAGTATGGTCGATCGGTTTAGCATGCGAAGTTTGCGAACGGCTATCCGCTGTATATCGTGTGGCAACTTCCGGGATCGGAAGCGACTGAACACCAATTGAGTTTCACGATCGCCAAACGACCGAATCATATTATTATAACGTTTTACGTTAAACGGCAAGGGTTATATCTGATGCACTCCACAATTTCACTAAATCAGAGAAAGCGTTTTGTATGATGCGATTTGCCCAGCTGTTGGCATAACACTGGAATCAATCCCACTACACCGATAGTTTGGCAGATGTTCCGGCAAACTTACCCGTAATCAATCGGTCGATTCCAGTCGTTTCTTCACGAGATCATGTTTCCGTTGGAGATTCAGCCAGAACCCCGGAGTCATATCTAGCGCTTGAGACAGCTGCCACGCAGTCTCGGGAGTAACTCCTCTTTTACCCTGAACGATCTCATTTAGCAGTTGAAGTGGCATGCCGATATGGTCGGCGAACGCCGCCTGAGTCATGCCCAGTGGTTTTATGAATTCTTCGAGAAGCATCTCACCTGGATGAGTGGGGATTCGATTATCTGGTAACATTGTTCCTCCTTTGGATTATCATTTGTTATCGTATTAGTAGTTAGAGGTTTGGATGATCTAGAAACAAAACTTTGCACGACTGATTCCGATGACCTATTCAAAGCTTGTCAAAGACGACAAAGCATTAGCCGAACACATTCGTCGCACCTTTGACCTCGGCAGCTCCGCGTTTCCACTTCACAGGATAGGTAAGGGATTCAAAAGCGTCGTCCTGGGAAGCCCCGCCGGTCTGGTCTTTCGGGTGGCGCTAAACAAGAAGGCTCAGACCGGACATAAAAGAGAGTGTTACGTCCTACCAAGGCTCAAATCACTTCTACCTGTTGACGTGCCGAATATCCTGAGTTATTGCGAGGAATCGGACGACTTCCCTTTCGGGGCCATGATGCAGAATAAAATCGAGGGACCGGCCCTGGGTTCGGTACTCAAGCGATCGCCGCGGGTTAAGCCAATCGCGGGTTTAATGGGCGAGTTGGTTCTTGCCATACAGACGATCAGGCAGGACGACCTGCCGGAACTGCCGACATCCTCGGCTCCCCAACCGGAAGAAACATGGTCGTACGCGCTCTCCTACCTTAAAGCGAACCTTTCGCCACGCGAACTGCGCAACGCACAGAACTGGTGGGAACAATACAGCGAGGACTGGGAGCAGGGTTGTCCGGTCCAACGGTTTTCTCACGGTGACCTGTGGCATGAGCATGTCTTGTTTCATGCGACCGATGAACCACGGGTCGCAGGGGTTCTTGACTGGGAATACGCGGGATTTGGTGATCCAATCTTTGATTTCGTGCCGCAAATGCGCCTGTGCCGCGAATATGTGACCTGCATGCTTGAGGCATATCAGGAGAATGGAGGCGAATTCGGACCTGGCGCCCTCTCTCGCATTGAACTGTACCTCCATTACAGGGAACTCGGTGGACTGTGCTATTGCCTGGAGACCGGTAATGAGCGTGAAGCTCAGTTTTGTTTAGAGAAATTCAGAACCGTTCTGGGTCCGCTTGAATAGATTGGCAGGTAGATTGCCGCATCCTTCTGACAACCAACCCTCTTGGCTAGAAAAGGCAGATCGATCATTCAGTACACTGTTGTGACCACCCCGGATGTTGAAAACCTGCTCGTCAGCCTCGGACTGGATCACGGTCGAATCCATCCCATCAAGGGAGGCTGGTCTTACTGGACTTTTGAAATCGAATACAGGTGCCGCGATGAGCACACCGAGTCCTCGAACCCAGGCTGGATCTTTCGTTTTCCCCGAAACAGTGTCGTCGCCAAAAACCTGAGAAAGGAGCAGGCGGTACTGCCCGTTGTCGCTCCACAGGTCGAGTTCGCCGTACCGTGTTTCGAGTATGTGGGAACCTGGCGCGGACAGCCCTATGCGGGGTATCGGCGGATTCCGGGTCGTCCTCTGTCCAGCCGTCCATATACCCACACCAAACTGGCCGGTGAGGTGGCCGAATCCATAGCGGCCGCGCTGTCCTCACTTCACGACATCCCCGCCTCGCTGGTCTCCGAGGCCTGTGGCATGGATCCCACTGTCGAGGCGTGGCGGCAGCGCTACGACGAACTGAGGGAAACTGTCCGTATCAGTATATCGCCCTTACTGGACTCACGTATGCGTGAAGCCGTCGAACGCGGTTTCAACCGGTTTCTCGACGAGGAACTCACGACGCTTGATGACGTCGCCCTGGTGCACTGCGACCTGGGTTGCGAGCATATCCTGATCGAAGAGGACGGGGTGGCCGGGCTGATTGACTTCGAAGACGCGACCATCGGCGATCCGGCGATCGATTTCGTCGGTATTTATGTTACTTACGGCATGGAGGCCGTTGAAAGGATACGGGACGGTTATCAGCGCGAGTCAGACGTCCAGGGCGCATCCGTCGTCCAGCACACGTCATGCATCCATCGCGCACTGGACGTCAACTTCGTGAACAGGCTCCGGTTCTACACCTGGATGGCTTCCTGTCACGAGGTCATCTACGGTTTGGAGGAAGGAAGAGCGGATCTGGTGGAGGAAGGTATTGCGGGCTTGCAGGCCCGACTCGGCCACGCCGGATTGCTTTGAAGCCGCCCTACTCATACCGTAGCGTGTCCACCGGGTTCGCCCGGGCTACGCCGATGACACGGAAACTCACCGTCACCAGGGCGATGGCCAGGACGACCGCGCCGGCGGCGAAGAACGCGGCGGGACCGACGTCCGCCCGATAGGAGAACAGCTGAAGCCATTGCCGCATGGCGATGTAGGCGATGGGCGCGGCCAGTACCGTAGCGATCAGGACCAGGTAGAAGAATTCCCTCAGGAGCAGACCCGTCGTCTGGACGACCGTGGCACCGAGGATTCTCCGCATGCCCACTTCCCTCGTACGCCGCGCCGACATGAATGAGGCCAGGCCGAACAGCCCGGCACAGGCCATAAAGACCGCGACAGACGAGAAAACGCCGAAGACCTCGCGGAGTGTCGCCTCGGCCGCGTAAAGCCGGCCGTAATCCTCATCGAGAAACGAATACACCATGGGGATATCCGGCATCTGTTGCTTCCAGGTTTCCTGGATCCACGAGACCGTACCGGTCACGTCATCGGATTGGATGCGGATCGCGTAGAAGGGCAGGTTTTCCCTGGGCCAGTGCCTGATGATCATCGGTTCGATGCGATGGTGAAGCGACCGCATGTGGAAATCCGCGATCACGCCGATGATCCGCCGATCGTGCGCCCAGGGATGGCCAATGTGGATCAGGACCTCCTGATCGACGGCCTCTTCGGGCGCGTTCCATCCCAACTGCCGCATGGCGGTTTCGTTGATCATCACGGCTTCCTCCCGGTCCGCCAGGCGCGAACTCGACAGGCTCCGGCCGGCCAGCAACTCCATCCCGAATACCTCGACGAAATCATCGGTGATCGCCCAGTCGAGCAGGTTCTGCGCTTCCGCCTGCGGCCGGTCGGTCCGCCGCGTTCCCGTTGTGGCGAGCAGGCCCTTGCGTCCCGTGCGGCCGGGCAGCATCAGGGTGGTACCAACGCTTTCGATCTGGGGGTATTGCTCGAGCGTTTCCCTGAAAACCGGATACTGATCCACGAAGGTCGGGAAACTGGACGGTCCCACAAGCACCCGTTCCGGCTGCAGGCCCAGCCGTTTGCCCTGAATGTAATCCAACTGTGCGGTGAACACCCAGGTGCTCCCGAGCAGCAGGATCACCATCATGCACTGACCCATGACCAGCAGCCTGCGTACCAGGTGGCGGGTTGCGCCGGTCCCGGTCCGGCCCTTCAGGTGTTGTGCCGGCGTGAAGGCCGCTGTGAAAAACGTGGGGTAGCTGCCGGAGATGAACCCCACCAGGAGGGTCACCGCGGCGATGCCCGTCCAGAACTGCCAGGATCGGAAGATGTCGAGCGCGATGGCCTTCCCCGTGAGGTCCTGGAAGAAGGGCAGACTGAGCGCGACGAGTATCAGCGCGGTCACGATGGCGATGCATGTGATACCGAAGGACTCGCCCATGAACTGGCGGACCAGCTGTCCCCGGTTCGCACCGAAGGCCTTCCGAAGCGCGACCTCGCGGTTACGCGTGAGCGAACGGGCGGTGGCCATGTTCATGAAGTTGAAACAGGCAAGCAGGACGATGACGACGGCCAGGGCGCCGAGCAGCAGCAGGTACGTGCCGTTGCCGTTCTCTCCGGCCTCGTTCTCGAGTCTGGAGTAAAGGTAGATGTCGGTCAGCGGTTGCAACCGGGGGTTCATCGTGATGTTTTCCGCTTCCCATCGCGCGCCGAACCGGTCTTCGAGCACGTCCGGCAGTTTCTGCGCGAAGGCGATGGGATCCGCATCCGGCGACAGCAGCAGGTAGGTATAGAAGGAAGGCCAATCCCACTGCTCCAGGTAATCATTTCCCAGGATACCAAGCGACCCCTCGATCCCAAGGAAGAAGTCCGCCTGGAAATGGGAATGCCCGGGCAGGTCCCGCATCACCCCGGTGACGGTGAAAGGATACGTATCCAGCGTAATGGTCTCACCGAGCGGATCCGCGTTCCCGAAGTACTTGCGCGCCATGGACTCGGTGATGACGACCGATCCCGGATCCTGTAGCGCCTGCTTGGGATTGACCCGCACCAGTGGGAAGGAAAAAACATCGAAGACTTCGGGATCCGCCCAGAACACGCGGTCTTCGAAGTACGATTGGTCTTCATACCGTATGATCCACCCGCCAAAGGGTGGGCTGAGTCGGGCGAATGACTGAACTTCCGGTAGGAGTTCATGTATGGCCGGCCCGAGGGCGGGGGTCGTTTTCGCGTTGGTCCCGTTCACGACGCGGTAGATCTGATCCGCGTTCGCATGGTACCGGTCGTAGGCCCGTTCGTCTTGTATATACAGACCGATGAGGACCGCGCAGGCCATGCCGACGGCCAGATTCAGGATATTGAGCGCGGCATAAGGTTTATGCCTGAGCAGATGCCTGGCACAGATTGTGAAGTAGTGTTTCAACAAGGCGAGACTCCGTTACCGGGCATGCAGCATCTCCATGAATGCCTGGCGGTTCGAAAAGTCTTCAGAATGCCTGTGTCGGTTACATGTCTGTATGTATTCCACGTTTTGCGGATGCACACATCTCCCAGAACGTCTCGTACCGCGGCGACGTACAAGTCGTCTTCGAAACCGGCACTTTCGACCAGGGTCCCATCGATGTCGAATATGACGGCGATCATTGTAGTCGTACCCATGATGTTCGTATGATGCCGCGTCCGCGTGAAATGTCTATCAACTCCGCGTAGCGCGCGCCTTTTGCAACACCTCTTCGATAAACTCCGTCTTGGCGGCCTGATATGCCACGCGGTCACCAGCCAGACGATCCAACAGGGCGGACTTCAAGCGGGCATATTCATCCGCAACGCGCTGATCGGATCTCAGGTAATCCCGAAACAGGATCAGCTTCGCCCACTCGTCGCTGGTTTCTTCGACCATGTGAATATGGTGTGTACAAGGCTCGCCCTTCGTGAAATAGTGTCGGCGGGGTATGCCATTCTCGCCCTTGAACGTATATCCCAGCGCGGCGAGCGGCGCGATGCACACACTGGCCTTCTCGAAGTTCCCTGTCGCAATCGCGATATCGAGGATCGGCTTGGCAGGCATACCGACGATCGCGGTGCTGCCTACGTGCTGGATCTCGACGATATGATCCCCGATTGCTGATTCGATGGTCTCCTGCTCGGATTCGTAAAGCACCGGCCATTCGTCGCGGTAGGTAGAGATGCGCAGTTCGCCGCTGTTCAGTCCGAGGGGAAGCGTTGGGTCTTGGGAGTCGGGTCGGTGGTTATGCAAGGATTGGTTCTGGTTTAAGATCGGTCCTAGTTTCAATAGTAATGGACATTCCCGGCGTGTCGTGCTATTTTCAGGCGGTTTTGAAATCGACAGATCGTAGAAGGTAACACAGGGAATCGATCCCTACAAGAGTCACGAGGAGAACACTGAGATGTTAGTCAAACTGGCGCTGCCGAAAGGAAGCCTGCAAGAATCCACCTTTGAGCTCATGCGTAAGGCGGGTTTCCATTGCACGGTAAGCAGCCGGTCTTATTCCCCCTGGGTGGACGACGAAGAACTGGAGATCATGCTGATCCGGGCGCAGGAGATCGGCCGTTACGTCGAGGACGAGGTGTTCGACGCGGGGCTTACGGGCAAGGACTGGATCGTGGAGACCGGGGCCGACGTGGTGGAGGTGGCGGAACTGGTCTATGCCAAGCATACCCGCCAGCCCCTGCGGTGGGTGCTGGCCGCGCCCGAGGCGTCGGACATTCACAGCGTCCAGGACCTGGAAGGCAAGCGCATCGCCACGGAAGTCGTCAACATCACGGAAGCCTACCTGAAGGAACACGGCGTGAACGCGAAGGTGGAGTTCTCCTGGGGTGCCACGGAGGCCAAGGCCCCGGACCTGGTGGACGCGATCGTGGAAATCACCGAAACGGGCGGTTCGATCCGGGCCAACAAGCTTCGGATCCTCGATACCTTGATGGTGTCCACCAACCGGCTCATCGCGAACAAAACGAGCTGGCAGGATCCGGACAAGCGGCGCAAGATCGAGAACATCGCCCTGCTGCTCAAAGGCGCCATGCTCGCCGATGAGATGGTCGGTCTCAAGATGAACGTGAAACGCGCCGACCTCGACGCCGTGTCCGAACTGCTTCCCGCGCTGCAGAACCCCACCATATCCCCCCTGGCCGATACGGAGTGGGTGGCCATTGAAGTAATGATCGAGGAGCACACCATCCGGCAGCTGATCCCGGCGCTTAAAAGGGCCGGCGCCCAGGGCCTGGTGGAGTATCCGCTGAACAAGGTGATTTACTGACGGTGGCCGCTACGAGCATAAAACCCGCCGTCCGCGCCATGTCCGGTTACACCCTGGTCCAGCCGGACTGTCCGGTCAAGCTCAACCAGAACGAATGCCCTTTCGACGTGCCCGAGGAACTTAAGCGGGAAATCGTGGACGAGGCCCTGGCGAGCAACTGGGGGCGCTATCCTGGATTCGTTCCCGGCGAGGTCAAGGCGGCCATTGGCAGGCGCCATGGGATGGGCCCCGAGCACATCCTGATCGGAAACGGCTCGAACGAACTGATCCAGTCGATCTTCCAGGCTACGGTCTCGACGGGCGATGCGGTCGTGCTGCCCGCGCCGACCTTCACCCTGTACGCCCTCATGGGCAGGATCGCGGGCGCCGACATAAGGACGGTACACCTCAAGCACGATTTAAGCTTCGACGTCGATCGGCTTGTGGAAGAAAGCGCCCATCCGGACGTCAGGCTGGTGGTGCTGTGTTCGCCGAACAACCCGACCGGCTCGATGATCACCCCGGAAGATACGGCACGGATAACCGAAGCGACCACGGGCCTGGTCGTGGTGGACGAGGCCTATTTCGAGTTCGGCGGCGTGTCGTGTATTGAACTGCTGGACCGTCATCCCAACCTGGTGATCACACGCACGTTCTCGAAAGCCCTCGGCGCGGCCGGCCTTCGCCTGGGGTATCTTGTTGCCGATCCTGCCGTGGCGCGGGAAATCGAGAAAGTCAAACTTCCCTACAACGTAAACATCATCTCCCTGATTACTGCGCGAAAGTTGATCGGCCAGGATGCACTGATCGAGGAACGCGCGTCGCTGATCCGGTCGGAAAGGCAACGGGTCTTCGAAGCCCTGCGGGACCTGCCGGGCATCAAGCCTTATCCGTCGCACGCCAACTTCGTATTGTTCGAGGCGGACCGGCCGGTCGCCGGGATCTTCCACGGACTCATCGAACGGGGCGTGCTCATCCGCGACGTCAGCCGCTATCCCATGCTGGAGCGGGGCATGCGCGTGACGATTGGCCTGCCGGCAGAAAACGATGCCTTTCTCGATGCGCTGCGGGAAGTGCTGGCCACGTAATTCGTGTGATCGCCAGGATCATCCAAAGTCCCCCCGAAGTCGGACGTTTCCACATGCACGTCAGGTTAGCCGTTCCGGAAGACACTGATCGTCTGCTCGAACTCATGAAGGGGCTGGCGCGGTACGAAGACTACATCGACCAGTTCGCCGTGACGCGGGAGAGCATCCTCGAGCACGGATTTGGGGATGAGCGGCTGTTCACCGCGTTCGTCGCCGAACACGACGATGAGCTGGTCGGGATGGCAGTTACCTATCCGATCCATTGGACCTATACGTTACGACCAAAGCTCGTGCTCAAAGAGCTGTTTGTCGTCGATTCCGCCCGGAATATGGGCGTGGGAAAGGCGTTGATGGCGTCGGTGACTGCGCATGCCCGGGCCATGGACGCGTCCGAAGTCATCTGGACTGTCATGACCGGGAACGCCGACGCCGAGAGATTCTACCGGTCTCTGGGAGGCCTGCCGGACCACAAGTGGAACAACTGGACGCTGCGTCTCGATACGTAGCGGTCGTACGCCGGTCCGTGACCCCCGGCAGTCACTTTTTCCGCGATCGAAGCCTGGCCTGAACGATGTAGATTACCAGCGCCAGCGCCCCACCGTAGATCGCGAATGCAGGCGTGTCCGCGCCTTGCTCGCCCAACATGAAGTTCAACGCGCCGCCGGCAAGGATGCCGAACATCATGGCGACCAATGCCTTAACAAATGCGGGCATTTGGGAACGGGGTCTGCGTTCTGTCACTTTGAATCCTCCTTTTCACATCCTTCATCTCCATCAGCCGCGACCGCAGGGCCTTCTCCGTTTGCACTTCCGGAAGCGAGGACAGGTACGCGTCCACCTCTTCCAGGGCGTGTCGGGTTGGCTTCGGCCTACTCAGCGTCCAGGGCAATCGAGTAGGAGGTCATGGTTTTTATCTTCATACTCGACGCACTGGTGAATTGAACGACATCGCAGAAGGCGTGAGCCTGGCCCGAGTTGGATCGGATCACGCCGTTGACCGCCGCCTCCCGTCCATGGGTGATGATGGATTCGATGACCAGGTCGCTCGTTC carries:
- a CDS encoding FtsX-like permease family protein; the encoded protein is MLKHYFTICARHLLRHKPYAALNILNLAVGMACAVLIGLYIQDERAYDRYHANADQIYRVVNGTNAKTTPALGPAIHELLPEVQSFARLSPPFGGWIIRYEDQSYFEDRVFWADPEVFDVFSFPLVRVNPKQALQDPGSVVITESMARKYFGNADPLGETITLDTYPFTVTGVMRDLPGHSHFQADFFLGIEGSLGILGNDYLEQWDWPSFYTYLLLSPDADPIAFAQKLPDVLEDRFGARWEAENITMNPRLQPLTDIYLYSRLENEAGENGNGTYLLLLGALAVVIVLLACFNFMNMATARSLTRNREVALRKAFGANRGQLVRQFMGESFGITCIAIVTALILVALSLPFFQDLTGKAIALDIFRSWQFWTGIAAVTLLVGFISGSYPTFFTAAFTPAQHLKGRTGTGATRHLVRRLLVMGQCMMVILLLGSTWVFTAQLDYIQGKRLGLQPERVLVGPSSFPTFVDQYPVFRETLEQYPQIESVGTTLMLPGRTGRKGLLATTGTRRTDRPQAEAQNLLDWAITDDFVEVFGMELLAGRSLSSSRLADREEAVMINETAMRQLGWNAPEEAVDQEVLIHIGHPWAHDRRIIGVIADFHMRSLHHRIEPMIIRHWPRENLPFYAIRIQSDDVTGTVSWIQETWKQQMPDIPMVYSFLDEDYGRLYAAEATLREVFGVFSSVAVFMACAGLFGLASFMSARRTREVGMRRILGATVVQTTGLLLREFFYLVLIATVLAAPIAYIAMRQWLQLFSYRADVGPAAFFAAGAVVLAIALVTVSFRVIGVARANPVDTLRYE
- a CDS encoding GrpB family protein, translated to MPCVTFYDLSISKPPENSTTRRECPLLLKLGPILNQNQSLHNHRPDSQDPTLPLGLNSGELRISTYRDEWPVLYESEQETIESAIGDHIVEIQHVGSTAIVGMPAKPILDIAIATGNFEKASVCIAPLAALGYTFKGENGIPRRHYFTKGEPCTHHIHMVEETSDEWAKLILFRDYLRSDQRVADEYARLKSALLDRLAGDRVAYQAAKTEFIEEVLQKARATRS
- a CDS encoding ATP phosphoribosyltransferase translates to MLVKLALPKGSLQESTFELMRKAGFHCTVSSRSYSPWVDDEELEIMLIRAQEIGRYVEDEVFDAGLTGKDWIVETGADVVEVAELVYAKHTRQPLRWVLAAPEASDIHSVQDLEGKRIATEVVNITEAYLKEHGVNAKVEFSWGATEAKAPDLVDAIVEITETGGSIRANKLRILDTLMVSTNRLIANKTSWQDPDKRRKIENIALLLKGAMLADEMVGLKMNVKRADLDAVSELLPALQNPTISPLADTEWVAIEVMIEEHTIRQLIPALKRAGAQGLVEYPLNKVIY
- the hisC gene encoding histidinol-phosphate transaminase, with amino-acid sequence MAATSIKPAVRAMSGYTLVQPDCPVKLNQNECPFDVPEELKREIVDEALASNWGRYPGFVPGEVKAAIGRRHGMGPEHILIGNGSNELIQSIFQATVSTGDAVVLPAPTFTLYALMGRIAGADIRTVHLKHDLSFDVDRLVEESAHPDVRLVVLCSPNNPTGSMITPEDTARITEATTGLVVVDEAYFEFGGVSCIELLDRHPNLVITRTFSKALGAAGLRLGYLVADPAVAREIEKVKLPYNVNIISLITARKLIGQDALIEERASLIRSERQRVFEALRDLPGIKPYPSHANFVLFEADRPVAGIFHGLIERGVLIRDVSRYPMLERGMRVTIGLPAENDAFLDALREVLAT
- a CDS encoding GNAT family N-acetyltransferase, encoding MHVRLAVPEDTDRLLELMKGLARYEDYIDQFAVTRESILEHGFGDERLFTAFVAEHDDELVGMAVTYPIHWTYTLRPKLVLKELFVVDSARNMGVGKALMASVTAHARAMDASEVIWTVMTGNADAERFYRSLGGLPDHKWNNWTLRLDT